One Cucumis sativus cultivar 9930 chromosome 1, Cucumber_9930_V3, whole genome shotgun sequence DNA segment encodes these proteins:
- the LOC101211799 gene encoding uncharacterized protein LOC101211799: MEPRGIISPRRSKPKKTPPAHLPGSTSAPELTIQSEIPSTTSNRRTTKSASQPSPSTKKGKAGGSGSRKDGSGSGSSHKKNSDYSPNHSPSPAKTRDHLLQSPLQQLSIHDVNDVANNVHQSRSIHKTVSSDTIIEQQHNSESNAATMLFKIYGVIASHRQGNTSIKSYFKNLKALWDEAAASSIHTNSPQSSSNNTTVEQSGLMEREKLMQFLLGLNDSYSSLCSQILLERPSPTVDQAYSLIILEEKTRKSKMAKKNIM; the protein is encoded by the exons ATGGAACCGAGAGGGATTATCAGTCCGAGAAGATCTAAACCCAAAAAGACGCCACCCGCCCATCTTCCTGGCAGCACATCTGCCCCTGAATTAACCATTCAGTCAGAAATTCCCAGTACCACATCCAATCGGCGCACAACTAAATCAGCAAGTCAACCTTCGCCTTCAACCAAGAAAGGCAAAGCAGGTGGGAGTGGCTCTCGTAAGGATGGTTCTGGTTCGGGTTCGAGTCATAAAAAGAATTCTGATTATTCTCCAAATCATTCTCCCAGCCCTGCCAAAACTCgtgatcatcttcttcaaagTCCATTACAACAACTTTCTATTCACGACG TGAACGATGTTGCGAATAACGTCCATCAATCAAGATCGATACACAAAACAGTGAGTTCAGATACAATTATTGAACAACAACATAATTCTGAAAGCAATGCTGCAacaatgttatttaaaatttacggGGTGATTGCATCTCATCGTCAAGGAAACACATCCATTAAATCTTACTTTAAAAACCTCAAGGCATTATGGGATGAAGCTGCAGCTTCTTCAATCCACACTAATTCCCCTCAATCTTCATCCAATAATACAACTGTGGAGCAGAGTGGGCTCatggaaagagaaaaactaaTGCAATTTCTTTTGGGACTAAACGATTCTTATTCCTCACTTTGCTCCCAAATCCTTCTTGAGAGGCCATCTCCAACGGTGGACCAAGCTTATTCTCTCATAAttctagaagaaaaaactaggaaatccaaaatggccaaaaagaatattatgtAG